AAGGTATATCAGATAACACCTTTGTGGTATAAAAACTGATAACTAAATTTTATACATCATTATCCCATGTTTAAtagtcttaatatatatattgaaagcaGTCAACATCTTTAGATAGAGAAAAGTTTCAATATAGCAGAAGTTAAAACTATGAAACATGTACAATGCTGTTACTGATTTTAAAATCACACATATGAATACTCCTTTGGAAGCCAAAAATAATGCAATTTTAACAATAGCAACACAACATTGTCTTGTTAGGCATTTTCTAGAATCTGCAATGAAAGTTACTTTGTGCAACATAATCGATTAATTCCAGAACCTCATATGGCAATAAGATAAAACTGCAAGTTATATTTAATTTTGTTGAATCATTTTTAATTCTCAAAATTTACTGTGAAAATGTATCAAGCCTGCAAAAACTTAAATTTGGGAGATAATGGTGCTTTATTTGAAATCACAGTATCATGACACTAACATCCATATGTGTAATCATTCTTCAAAAGCATAACCAAAACTACATGTGCAGATCGTGTaatcatatatatatcaatCAATCCATACGTGTaatcatatatatatcaatCAATCCATGTGCAGATCGTGCAAGTTGATCAATTTAAAGCTACATACCTGGGCCTTTCCAAGATCAGCAGAGGTTAATAGCGGAAGCAAAcaagaataaaacaaaaaacaatctcAACCCTCACAGAAGAACCAAAAACTGAAGAAACCCCAAAATCTGAGAACCATTCTCAGCCAAAGACCAACTCTATCCGATCTATAAAAGCAtgtctttaatttattttattctgAATTCGGGTCTTGGGCCTGGGTTAAGGTACGGGCTTAACTAAAGGCCCGTTTTACTGAATATATAGAAAATATTTAATCTTGCAGAAAATTGTAtttgattgttttgtttttccaaaCCAAAACGTATGATATGAATTTTATAAAaccatgctctgataccaatttgtAAAACCAAATGATGCAATGAATCATAATCATATCAATACCAAATCATGAACTAATCCACGAGAACCATCTGcacaatcaaagaacttaagtCTCCAGCCTTGTCTTAGGAGATTACCATTGTTCTGCATATCAATGCTTTGTCCTGCCATCGCAGCTACAGCTTTCAGCAACAAGAATTCTTCACAGCAGTAAGGCAAgcacagcagcagcagcctcaCTCCACAGCAATACCAGAAAGTCACGAGCAAACAAAACAAGAACAGTAAGGAAGAAGATCTTCTATGTTATACTACTAGAGCTTTCAGAATGGGACTGATCTTAATGCAAGTCGTAGTCAACATAGGGACTTTTTCctgatatatatagaggcctaaACTTAGCCTTGTGCTCATCCCATAAAGAGTCCAAGGCTTGATAAAGAGTTTATCAGCAGAAGCTTAATGTTTATCATGTATACTTGATGTCAATCAGGTTATTTGACAGATAAGATTCCTACTTCAATCAAGAGACATATACCTCAGTTTGATAACAGGATAGAGTCCTAGATATGTATTTCTATTGTTCAATTTCCAGATTAAATCAAAGCTTATTAACTTAATGCATTTTAGATAATGACAAGTCCAATATGTTTTCCAACAATATTTACACTATAGTTATGCTCATGCATGTCAACTGGAAGTGTTGTTAAGGGTGCTTGGAGCAGAAGAACATTCATCACTTGTCCTGCCTTTGGCCTTTCCTAGTGGTTGGGGTGAGCACACAATCATCCCACAATCAAAAGACATTCCATCTCATTTTGACGATAATTCATATTCATTCTCTCATCAGCTGCATCAAGAAGATTTCCTGAAATGTACAATTTCCAAACCCACTCAAATAGTGGCACATGATATTCTCCATCTTTGTAAGTTCTCCTTCCACATGCAATTTCCAAGGCCGCAACTCCCAAGCTAAACATGTCCGATTCTTTATTCGCTTTCCCATAGTGTGCATATTCTTGGGCAATGTAGCCCAAAGTACCTACCACCTCCATTGCCTGAGTGCTCCACCGCGAATCCACTAGCTTAGCAATCCGAAAGTCACCTAGCTTAGTGTTGAAATCGTTGGCCAACAATACATTAACCGATTCTATGTCTCTATGAATTAGCACACACTGTTCTGCATCTTCATGTAGATAATGAAGGGCAGAGGCCAAGCCTGAAGCTATTTTGTACCTAAAATCCCACGGCAAAGCTTCTCCACAGCCAAATAGATGGGTGCATGTCAAGACTGTTGTTCGGCATGAATGCATAAACAAGTAAACATTCGTCTTGCTCGTGACACCATCCAATAAATTGCACCACGTTTATATGTATTAAGCGGCTAATGATTTTGACTTCATTGATGAAGATTTTCTCAGTGTGCTTATGATCAAACTGTGCAAAAGTACTTCTCTTAATAGCAGCGTCGCAGCCTAGATGGTATATGATTCCTATGTAAACTTTCCCCACCCTCCTTGGCCTAGCCTTGTTTGGTTTGCAAAGCCGTTTGTGGCTGCAGCTAGTTCTTCATAAGCAAATCGTCTTGGCCAGATCTGTATTTATGGATGACACATCCCTGGTGTAACTTCCATGTCCAACGGTCCTGTTCATTGTTTTCCTTAGCACCATCAAACAAATGGCCACGGCAAGTATCAAAACGAAGAAAGAAGCTGCAAAGATGGCTACAATCAAACGGTCCTGTTCGTACAATATTTTTCGATATCTGAAGTCAAATAAAACGAACGTAGAAGATGATTGTACGGTGAGGGGCCATCCAAATAGTCTAATAGCTCcaattaattattatttaatCTGCGAGAGATTGGATGTGGGGtgtagagagaagaagaaagagtgtAACAAGTCATAAGTCTGGCGGAAATAGTTGCAGcctaaaaataatattttggtAACGAGTCataattgaaaaaataattttattccaGTGGTACACCTACCTATAACAATTAAGTCATGAAAAACCGACAGatctttttctcatctttcTTCCAGTGGTTGTGCGTTTGGAGCAGAACTCTCATAACCAATCAATCACTATCCGATGGCGTTGAGCACCCAAGTTAGGGCCTCCACTGGTTCTGCTTTCCCATGGAAATACGACGTGTTTTTGAGCTTCAGAGGCGAAGACACCCGCAAGGGCTTCACAGACCACTTATACGACAAGTTGCAGTGGCGAGGGATCAGGACTTTCCGGGACGACCCAGAACTTGAAAGAGGCACAGCCATCTCTCCGGAGCTCCTCTCAGCAATCGAGCAATCCAGGTTTGCCATCGTCGTTCTTTCGCCAAACTATGCTTCTTCCACTTGGTGCTTGCTTGAACTCTCTAAGATTTTTGAATGCATGGAAGAGAGAGGGACAATTCTACCAATCTTTTATGAGGTGGAGCCGTCTCATGTGAGACATCAAAGGGGCAGCTTTGCTGAAGCGTTCGATGAACATGAAGAGAAGCTTGGGAAAGATAGTAAGGAGGTGGAAGGGTGGAGAGATGCTTTAACCAAAGTGGCTAGTCTCGCTGGCTGGGCATCAAAGGATTATAGGTAATGAACTCTATAtgacttattttattttaatgttCAAACTTTTAAGCTCTATGATGCTCTTCCGAAGTATTGAATCTGTATATATGAATTGTTAGATTAGGTAATACTTAGCAAtatgtcatatatattgaattaATAGAACGACTCACATATCCGGAGTTTCAAGACTTCATAGTACTCTACAAAACGCTCTTGTAAAGCGGCGGTTCTAAGGAGTGATCAAATGTACGTTCTTATATTCCGCAAGGGAATTATAATCTTATTTGGTTTCTTGTTTTTAGGTATGAAGCAGAGCTTACCAAAGAGATTGTGCAAGCACTGTGGAGCAAAGTGCATCATAGTCTCACATTATTTGGTTCCTCTGAGAAGTTAGTTGGAATGGATGCTAAGCTTGAGGAAATAGATGTTCTTTTAGATAAAGAAGCAAATGATGTTCGCTTTATAGGGGTATGGGGGATGGGTGGGTTGGGTAAGACAACCCTTGCTAGACTAGTTTATGAGCACATCTGTGATCAATTTGAAGTTTGCATCTTTCTTGCTAATGTCAGAGAGGTTTGCACAAACCACGGTCTAGTTTATCTACAAAAGCAGATTCTTTCCCAAATCTtgaaggaagaaaatgtacAAGTATGGGATGTTTATAGTGGAATCACTATGACAAAGAGATGTTTATGTAATAAAGCAGTTCTTCTAGTTCTTGAcgatgtggatcaagtagaGCAACTGGAAACCTTGGTGGGAGAAAAAGATTGGTTTGGTTTGGGGAGTAGAATCATCATTACCACTAGAAATCGACATATCTTAGTCACACATGGTATAGAAAAACCATATGAGTTGAAGGGATTAAACGATGATAAAGCTCTCCAGCTCTTTAGTTGGAAAGCCTTTAGGAAATATGAGCCTGATGAAGATTTTGCAGAACAGTCTAATAGTTTTGTTATCTATGCTGGAGGTCTTCCCTTAGCTCTTAAAACTTTGGGGTCTTTCTTGTATAAAAGAAGTCCACATGCATGGAATTCTGCATTGGAAAAACTACGGAATACTCCCAACAGAACAATTTTTGAAATACTGAAGATAAGTTTTGATGGACTTGATGAGATGGAGAAGAAAATTTTTCTGGACATTGCATGTTTCCGCAGGCTGTATCGCAACGAGTTTATGATTGAACAAGTATACAGTTCTGACCTTTGCAATCGCATTACAATAGATGTTCTTGCTGAGAAATCTCTGATAACTATTTCCTCAGCCAACCAAATAGGTATGCATGATTTGATACAAGAAATGGGATGTGAAATTGTTCGGCAACAGTCTTATGAAGAGCCTGGTGGACGCAGTCGGTTGTGGCTTCGCAACGACATTTTTCATGTATTCACAAAGAATACGGtaagattttaaacaaattgaATCGCTAAGCTAGCACTGTCATTTCATTTAACATGAAATATATTTATTCCTGGAATTGACTTATCGGTTATAACAGGGAACAAAAGCCATTGAAGGCATATTCTTACAATTGCATAAATTAGAAGAGGCAGATTGGAATCTTGAAGCCTTCTCTAAAATGTGTAAACTGAAGCTGCTCTACATTGATAATTTAAAGCTTTCTCTTGGCCCCAAATATCTTCCTAATgccttgagatttctgaaatggagttggtatccttcaAAATCTCTTCCACCAGGTTTTCAACCGGATGAGCTAACTGAACTGAGCTTGGTTCATAGCAATATCGATCACCTCTGGAATGGAATAAAAGTAAGTTGTTGAGTATCTACTATTTTATAGTTCATGCATGGAAGTTGATTGTTCTACCATTCTTCATtttataattatattttatagttCATGCATGGAAGTTGATTGTTCTAccattcttcatgttttctACAGTACTTGGGCAAGTTGAAATCTATCGATCTTAGTCACTCCATAAACTTGACAAGGACCCCAGATTTCACAGGAATTCAAAACCTTGAGAGGTtggttcttgaaggttgtacGAATTTAGTTAAGATTCATTCATCCATTGCATTGCTCAAGAGACTCAAAATTTGGAACTTTAGAAACTGCAAAAGTATCAAGAGTCTCCCAAGCGAGGTAGAAATGGAATCTCTTGAAACATTTGATGTATCTGGCTGCTTAAATCTGAAAATGATTCCAAAATTTGTGGGGAAAAATCTTGAGAGCTtggttcttgaaggttgtacAAATTTAGTAGATATTCATCCCTCCATTGCATTTCTCAATAGACTCAAAATTTTAAACTTTAGAAACTGCAAAAGTATTAAGAGTCTCCCTAGTGAAGTACAAATGGAATCTCTTGAAACATTTGATGTATCTGGCTGCTCAAGACTGAGAATGATTCCAGAATTTGTGGGgcaaatgaaaagattatcaaagCTTTCTTTAAGTGGGACTGCTGTTAAGAAATTGCCTTCATCAATTGAGCGCTTCAGTGAGAGTTTGGAGGAGCTTGATTTGAGTGGAATTGTTACAAGAGAGCTGCCATACTCCCTTTTTCTTCAGCAGAACATCAGAGTATCATCTTTTGGCTTATTTCCAAGAAGCAGTCCTCACCCTTTGATTCCTCTGTTAGCTTCGCTGAAGCATTTGTCCTCATTGACGACATTAAATCTGAGTGACTGTAATCTCAGTGAAGGAGAAATTCCCAATGATATTGGTTCACTGTCCTCCTTAAAGAACTTGGAACTCAAAGGAAACAATTTTGTTAGCCTTCCTGCAAGCATTCATTTGCTTTCTAAGCTTCATATGATTAACGTGGAGAATTGCAAAAGGCTCCAACAATTGCCAGACTTGCCATTAAATGACAATTTATCGGTAACAACAAACAATTGTACTTCATTACAAATATTTCCAAATCCACGAGATTTGTGCAGATTATGGAAGTTTACTCTCTCTGGCATCAATTGCTTGAGTACGGTTGATAATCCAGATTATTTCTTATATTCAATCCTGAAGGGTTTGCTTGAGGtactctgtctctctgtctctctctctctctctctctctctgcccccTTCAATGGTTGTGTGATATAATGATTGGCATGGTGCAGGAAACACCTTGTTCTTTTGAGTATTTCCGTTATGTAATTCCTGGAAGTGAATTTTTTGAGTGGTTCACTAATCAAAGTGTGGGAGACTCGGTAACTGAGAAATTGCCTTTGTACGGATGTAATAGGAAGGTGATTGGGGTTGCTGTATGTGCTCTACTGGTACCTCAAGACAATCCGTCTGCTGTTCCTGAAGACCGTCTTTTAGATCCTGATAGCTGTAGAATTTGGTGTCATTGGAGAAGACATGGTTGTGGTCTGGTAGGTCTTGCTCTCGGTGTAAAACAAATTGTTTCAGATCACCTTTTTTTAGTTGTTTTGCCCAGTCATTTCTGGAATCCTCGGGAACGTCTGGAGTATGAGGACACATTCAACGAGGTTAAGTTTGACTTCACTGTCTCCCGAGCTTTAGGAAACAACAGATGCataaaggtgaagaaatgtggggCTCGTGCACTGTATGAGCACGACATGGAAGAGCTGATCAGTAAAATGAACCAATCCGAGAGCAGCATTTCTGTTTTGGAGACTATGGATTGTGGTTTAGGCAAATCAGCATATGAACAAGGTGGTGCCATCGTTAAGGGAACACGAGATGCAACAAGCGGACGTGGTGGCTCTGATGATGAATATTTCTCtgcagaagaatgaaaaaattctGGAAGACATTGTCTTGCTCTGACCATCCAGTGCCTCGAAGCAAAAATGAAAGGTTAACACTGCTATTCTCAGCGTTCGTAACAAGTACGGGACCATCTCACATTATGACTCCTAGTTGCAACTAGATATTCTTAACATGTTTCCTCTGTCTCTCATGTGCTTTAATGTCATGACACATCTCATCACTTGTTCTGCCGTATTGATCAATAACATAAGTTAAGTAGTACAGATCATCATTAGATTCAGTAATGTTGCTTGGTTTTTTAAAGTTAACAATCTGTCAATCTGTTGTGTTTATTGGCCTATAAAAGTAGGAAGCTCATTTGTGCTGGTTGTCCGAGATGGGTTACGGTTCCTTTCTTTTTTGTATTGATCAGTAAATGAATAGACTCAACCAAAAGATGAGAAAAGCTGCTGGAATCTATGAGGTTAAGTTACATAATAGTAAAGAGAAGCAATGGGTTGGTAACAATGGACAATTTCaattgattatattctgaaCCAGATAATTTTTCCTTTCTATTTGGTCAATTGGATGGAgaaattttcttgttcttcaatttAGTATCATTGATTCATTTCAACATACTTATATGCAGGATATGCTTTTAACTGTGCAGTGCACAGTTGTTAATCTTGAATTTTGCCACAAGCAAGCTTTGAGAGATACACTCTACTTCTGTtcaaatcaaatccaaaaaggGGAGGAAACTGGGCTCTTGGAGAGATGCATGGCAGGTCTATTGTGGCTAGTGATGGCAAACTCTTGATGTCACTCCAACAAGGAAGAGGTGGTTACTTAGCTATTGATTGCCTTTTCGTGGAAGCTATATTTAAAGATCTGCAGGTATAATAATTTGACTTGGTTTGGATGGGTTTCGGTTTCTATCTACCGAAGGTATATTTTGTTGTGCAGCTTTTGCTCTTATTGGTTCTCACTAATAAAACTTAGGTGACTGTTTTAACTGTTTTGTTTTCTGCAGGAGGAAAGAAAATTAAGTTGCCATGGTGGCTTTGGATTGTAATATTTGTTTATTGAAGCTTCCACGTAGGTGCGCTGGTTGCGAAAATGAAGGGTAGTAGACATGTTTGGGAGGTATCTGGTTTTCTTAATTGGTTTCTGTAAACTATTATAGTATCAAGTCCCGATATTGTATATGGAGGAGAACATGGCTTCCTGTTTTACGTTATTCATTTAAAATGCCAATTGCACTTGGTCCCAGAGTTTTGGTTCATTGCAAcattcattcatatgattggaATACTACACCAAGGCATGCATACAAAAAACAAGTAAGAATTTGTGTACTTTGTCCACATTGATTTGGCTGAAGTATTGTCTTATTCACGGTCTATCATGAAGATCGCATCCACCAAAATGATTTCTTGTGAAAGTACGCAGCAACCTTGTATATCAGATTATTAGCTAAACATGGAAGATCGAgcatgaatttgaaatttgatgcTTAATTTAGGCCATAAAGATCATTGGATAGAGAGCATATCTATCTGTAAGACTCAAAGTCGGTGATTCTGTGTAGTGCATAGGTGGTTCGGGCTTATAATTTGCCCAAAATGGTGACTTCCCTCAATAAGCATTTGGTATCAATACGCATTTTATACAGATATAATGTAGCTTGATGACTACTGCATGTATT
This portion of the Rosa chinensis cultivar Old Blush chromosome 1, RchiOBHm-V2, whole genome shotgun sequence genome encodes:
- the LOC112182603 gene encoding TMV resistance protein N, encoding MALSTQVRASTGSAFPWKYDVFLSFRGEDTRKGFTDHLYDKLQWRGIRTFRDDPELERGTAISPELLSAIEQSRFAIVVLSPNYASSTWCLLELSKIFECMEERGTILPIFYEVEPSHVRHQRGSFAEAFDEHEEKLGKDSKEVEGWRDALTKVASLAGWASKDYRYEAELTKEIVQALWSKVHHSLTLFGSSEKLVGMDAKLEEIDVLLDKEANDVRFIGVWGMGGLGKTTLARLVYEHICDQFEVCIFLANVREVCTNHGLVYLQKQILSQILKEENVQVWDVYSGITMTKRCLCNKAVLLVLDDVDQVEQLETLVGEKDWFGLGSRIIITTRNRHILVTHGIEKPYELKGLNDDKALQLFSWKAFRKYEPDEDFAEQSNSFVIYAGGLPLALKTLGSFLYKRSPHAWNSALEKLRNTPNRTIFEILKISFDGLDEMEKKIFLDIACFRRLYRNEFMIEQVYSSDLCNRITIDVLAEKSLITISSANQIGMHDLIQEMGCEIVRQQSYEEPGGRSRLWLRNDIFHVFTKNTGTKAIEGIFLQLHKLEEADWNLEAFSKMCKLKLLYIDNLKLSLGPKYLPNALRFLKWSWYPSKSLPPGFQPDELTELSLVHSNIDHLWNGIKYLGKLKSIDLSHSINLTRTPDFTGIQNLERLVLEGCTNLVKIHSSIALLKRLKIWNFRNCKSIKSLPSEVEMESLETFDVSGCLNLKMIPKFVGKNLESLVLEGCTNLVDIHPSIAFLNRLKILNFRNCKSIKSLPSEVQMESLETFDVSGCSRLRMIPEFVGQMKRLSKLSLSGTAVKKLPSSIERFSESLEELDLSGIVTRELPYSLFLQQNIRVSSFGLFPRSSPHPLIPLLASLKHLSSLTTLNLSDCNLSEGEIPNDIGSLSSLKNLELKGNNFVSLPASIHLLSKLHMINVENCKRLQQLPDLPLNDNLSVTTNNCTSLQIFPNPRDLCRLWKFTLSGINCLSTVDNPDYFLYSILKGLLEETPCSFEYFRYVIPGSEFFEWFTNQSVGDSVTEKLPLYGCNRKVIGVAVCALLVPQDNPSAVPEDRLLDPDSCRIWCHWRRHGCGLVGLALGVKQIVSDHLFLVVLPSHFWNPRERLEYEDTFNEVKFDFTVSRALGNNRCIKVKKCGARALYEHDMEELISKMNQSESSISVLETMDCGLGKSAYEQGGAIVKGTRDATSGRGGSDDEYFSAEE